A DNA window from Candidatus Bodocaedibacter vickermanii contains the following coding sequences:
- a CDS encoding YceD family protein translates to MSAIYEIDLSTLPEHETYTLNLSQQLCKDTADRFKIPTVYDIEIEMEIKTEKHFWELSGNVVANVQLKCVKSTELFDAGFQSPFNVILSHTDIDDDTLDVEIITDAKVDIGDLALQYLALQIPLNPVHPKLQTELSDVGDHETAAVVPSWKQALENLKQQK, encoded by the coding sequence ATGTCAGCTATATACGAAATTGATCTCAGCACCTTGCCAGAACACGAAACGTACACACTTAATCTAAGTCAGCAACTCTGCAAAGACACTGCCGATCGATTTAAGATCCCAACTGTTTATGACATAGAGATTGAAATGGAGATTAAGACAGAAAAGCACTTTTGGGAATTATCCGGAAATGTTGTGGCAAACGTTCAACTTAAGTGTGTGAAATCTACAGAGCTTTTTGATGCCGGCTTTCAAAGTCCATTTAATGTAATCTTATCCCATACTGACATTGATGACGATACCCTTGATGTTGAAATCATCACTGATGCTAAAGTTGATATTGGTGATCTTGCGCTTCAATATCTAGCGTTACAAATTCCGTTAAACCCTGTTCACCCTAAACTTCAAACAGAACTTTCTGACGTTGGTGATCATGAAACTGCGGCGGTGGTTCCATCTTGGAAACAAGCTTTGGAAAATTTAAAACAACAAAAATAA